A single genomic interval of Zobellia nedashkovskayae harbors:
- the porM gene encoding type IX secretion system motor protein PorM/GldM produces MAGGKATPRQKMVNLMYLIFIAMLALNMSKEVLAAFGIMNEKMETSNEKTTESNLAFLGGLETKAGEDSEKYGKLYKDAEKIKQMSQEYYDYLEGLKNGMTEGLEDATDYAKMDNSDFLDQQFFQGDNLSEGGKEFMSRISDYRTQVAAIVPKDLKESVKSRFATGDENGKELKRDGSKQDWINYHYEGYPLIASLAKLTALQADVKATEEDALKRMLEGELTSQVSLKNFATSLQASKSAFYSGEKYDGKIIISKTDNSSTPVKAELTLDGRKLSEGSDYKLEAGGVKMLIGAGSAGDHTVEGTLYFKQDGEEIPVEVKNSFATISKPNAALIAADKMNVVYRGVSNPMSISIPGIPNNKVSARAPGLKSVSGSKYIMNPGTGRTVTITASGTLPDGQGVSSKSEFRIKDIPRPSGSVSKQTGSTKMPRSNMEIATIGAMLEDFDFDLNLKVSGFKFKVPGQPTVSVNGSRLNANAKSALKRAKRGDAVQIFDIQAYITNNKSYKLKKVSPVVVEITN; encoded by the coding sequence ATGGCAGGAGGAAAAGCAACACCACGTCAGAAGATGGTCAATCTAATGTATTTGATCTTCATCGCGATGCTGGCGCTAAACATGAGCAAAGAAGTACTTGCAGCTTTCGGGATTATGAACGAAAAGATGGAGACTTCAAACGAAAAGACTACAGAAAGTAACCTAGCTTTCTTAGGTGGTCTAGAAACTAAAGCAGGAGAAGATTCCGAAAAATACGGAAAGCTTTATAAAGATGCTGAGAAAATCAAGCAGATGTCACAAGAGTATTATGACTATCTAGAAGGCCTTAAAAATGGCATGACAGAAGGTTTAGAAGATGCTACTGACTATGCAAAAATGGATAATTCTGATTTCTTAGATCAGCAATTCTTTCAAGGAGACAATCTATCGGAAGGTGGAAAGGAATTCATGAGTAGAATTAGTGATTACCGCACACAAGTGGCGGCTATTGTACCAAAAGATTTGAAAGAATCTGTAAAGTCTCGTTTCGCAACCGGTGATGAAAACGGTAAGGAATTAAAGAGAGATGGTAGCAAGCAAGATTGGATCAATTACCACTATGAAGGTTACCCTTTAATAGCTTCTTTAGCAAAACTTACGGCGCTTCAAGCAGACGTAAAAGCTACAGAAGAAGACGCTCTTAAAAGAATGTTGGAAGGTGAATTAACGAGCCAAGTATCGCTTAAGAATTTCGCAACATCATTGCAGGCTAGTAAATCTGCTTTTTACTCTGGTGAGAAGTATGATGGTAAGATTATCATTAGTAAAACAGATAATTCTTCTACTCCTGTAAAAGCTGAATTAACATTAGACGGAAGAAAACTTTCTGAAGGTTCTGATTATAAATTAGAAGCTGGTGGTGTTAAGATGTTGATCGGAGCAGGTTCTGCTGGTGATCATACTGTAGAAGGTACATTGTACTTTAAGCAAGATGGAGAAGAGATTCCAGTAGAAGTAAAAAACAGTTTTGCAACTATAAGCAAGCCTAACGCTGCTTTAATTGCTGCTGATAAGATGAACGTTGTTTATCGTGGAGTATCTAACCCAATGTCTATATCAATACCAGGTATACCTAATAACAAAGTAAGTGCTCGTGCTCCAGGTTTAAAATCTGTAAGCGGTAGTAAGTACATTATGAATCCTGGTACAGGTAGAACGGTTACTATTACAGCTTCTGGTACATTGCCAGATGGTCAGGGTGTGTCTTCTAAGTCTGAATTTAGAATTAAGGATATCCCAAGACCTTCAGGTTCTGTAAGTAAGCAGACAGGTAGCACTAAAATGCCAAGATCTAACATGGAAATTGCTACTATTGGCGCAATGTTAGAAGACTTTGATTTTGATTTGAACCTAAAAGTTAGTGGTTTCAAATTTAAAGTTCCTGGTCAGCCTACTGTAAGTGTTAACGGAAGTAGATTGAACGCTAATGCCAAATCAGCCCTTAAGAGAGCTAAAAGAGGTGATGCTGTTCAGATATTTGATATCCAAGCTTACATTACAAATAACAAGAGTTATAAATTGAAGAAAGTATCTCCGGTTGTAGTGGAGATTACAAACTAA
- the porN gene encoding type IX secretion system ring subunit PorN/GldN, with amino-acid sequence MNWKNALVIGAVTLLPVSMMAQANILNAKKPEEIGIKTEAQKALDNDAPLKYGYVDDRDILWSKTVWEVIDLDERVNFPLYYPTDTIDIGKDRRSLYDVLLKNIQNGKLKDVYADSYFTDKRKFSDLSSTLQKVDTTDYGYEQINAGEALSPEYVMKRDLSAADIEEYRIKGMWYFDKRQGELKYRLLGIAPVAPDVNFIDDESMNPGDANVELFWVWYPDARQILHEAKVFNQRNSAQPISFDMLLNARRFNGVIYREDNVHGDRKVNDYVTDNALFQLLEAGRIQEVIRDREQDMWAY; translated from the coding sequence ATGAATTGGAAAAATGCTTTAGTAATTGGTGCAGTAACATTGTTGCCAGTTTCCATGATGGCTCAGGCGAACATTTTGAACGCCAAAAAGCCAGAGGAAATAGGCATTAAGACCGAAGCTCAAAAAGCTTTGGACAATGATGCTCCCCTCAAGTATGGTTATGTAGATGATCGTGACATTCTTTGGTCTAAGACCGTTTGGGAAGTTATTGATTTAGATGAAAGGGTAAACTTTCCCTTATATTATCCTACTGACACCATTGATATAGGTAAAGATAGAAGGTCATTGTACGATGTTCTTTTGAAGAACATTCAGAACGGTAAGCTAAAAGATGTTTATGCAGATTCTTATTTTACGGATAAGCGTAAGTTTAGCGACCTTTCTAGTACGTTGCAAAAGGTAGATACTACAGATTATGGTTACGAACAGATCAATGCAGGTGAAGCACTTTCTCCTGAGTATGTGATGAAGAGAGACCTTTCTGCTGCAGATATCGAAGAATACCGTATAAAAGGTATGTGGTATTTTGATAAACGCCAAGGAGAATTAAAATATCGTTTGTTAGGTATTGCTCCAGTTGCACCAGACGTTAACTTTATCGATGATGAATCTATGAATCCAGGTGATGCAAATGTTGAGCTGTTTTGGGTATGGTACCCAGATGCACGCCAGATTTTGCACGAGGCTAAGGTTTTCAACCAGAGAAACTCCGCACAGCCTATCTCTTTTGATATGTTGTTAAACGCAAGAAGATTTAATGGTGTAATCTATAGAGAAGACAACGTTCATGGCGATCGTAAGGTAAATGATTATGTTACCGATAATGCCTTGTTTCAGTTGTTAGAAGCCGGTAGAATTCAAGAGGTCATAAGAGACCGTGAACAAGACATGTGGGCCTACTAG
- a CDS encoding NAD(P)/FAD-dependent oxidoreductase, whose protein sequence is MVDYLIVGLGLAGISFCEQLEKNNKTFKVVSDASQTSSIVAGGLYNPVILKRFTLAWQAEEQLKLAKSFYADLERKLDVKLDYALPVYRRFHSVEEQNQWFVASDKKGLDVFLNTTIKPNMNGSIDAPFGYGEVMHTGRIDTKKLVLSYKKYLQEKDVLSEETFDFDDLHLTENGVDYGSFSAKQIVFAEGFGLKTNPFFNYLPMQGSKGEYLFIEAPELKEERAIKSSVFVIPQGDDIYRVGANYEHHDKTNLPTESAKEGLLAKLRTVLKCEFTVVGQVAGVRPTVTDRKPLVGRHPKFKQLYVLNGFGSRGVLIGPSVSEQLYAYAENNESLDPELNIARFTQKFFR, encoded by the coding sequence ATGGTAGATTATTTAATCGTAGGACTTGGTCTTGCAGGTATTTCATTTTGTGAACAATTAGAAAAAAACAACAAAACCTTTAAGGTTGTAAGTGATGCTTCTCAAACTTCTTCAATCGTCGCAGGGGGGTTGTATAATCCTGTTATCCTTAAACGTTTTACATTGGCCTGGCAGGCAGAAGAACAACTTAAGCTAGCTAAGTCCTTTTATGCGGATTTAGAGCGTAAATTAGATGTGAAGTTAGATTATGCACTTCCGGTCTATCGTCGGTTTCATTCTGTGGAGGAGCAAAATCAATGGTTTGTTGCTTCTGATAAAAAAGGTTTGGACGTATTCTTAAATACCACGATTAAGCCAAATATGAATGGCAGTATAGATGCTCCGTTCGGATATGGAGAAGTTATGCATACCGGAAGGATTGATACTAAAAAGCTGGTTTTGTCTTATAAAAAGTACCTTCAAGAAAAAGACGTGCTGTCTGAGGAGACTTTTGATTTTGATGATTTACATCTTACTGAAAATGGAGTTGATTATGGTTCCTTTTCTGCTAAGCAAATTGTTTTTGCCGAGGGGTTTGGATTGAAGACCAATCCTTTTTTCAATTATTTGCCAATGCAAGGCTCCAAAGGAGAGTATCTTTTTATTGAAGCTCCTGAACTAAAAGAAGAAAGAGCCATAAAATCTTCCGTTTTTGTTATTCCTCAGGGAGATGATATATATCGCGTGGGTGCCAATTATGAACACCATGATAAAACTAATTTGCCTACAGAAAGTGCAAAAGAAGGTCTTTTGGCAAAATTGAGAACTGTACTTAAGTGTGAGTTTACGGTTGTAGGTCAGGTGGCAGGTGTGAGGCCAACTGTAACGGATAGGAAGCCTTTGGTAGGCAGACATCCTAAGTTTAAACAATTGTATGTGCTTAATGGTTTTGGTTCCCGTGGGGTATTAATAGGTCCTTCAGTGTCAGAGCAATTATATGCCTACGCTGAAAACAACGAATCATTAGATCCAGAATTAAACATAGCCCGGTTTACTCAGAAATTTTTTCGCTAA
- a CDS encoding DUF983 domain-containing protein, translated as MLKKGNKLYSILTGSCPKCHEESMYEDKNPYHLGKIFNMHERCSTCGTKYKIEPSFFYGAMYVSYGVGIAFAVAAFVISFLFIGATLVHSFIAIVVTMIVFMPLIVRLSRNIWINFFIHYDPKAAVKYKEKLSEKISE; from the coding sequence ATGTTAAAAAAAGGAAACAAACTATACAGCATTTTAACAGGAAGTTGTCCCAAATGTCATGAAGAGAGCATGTATGAAGACAAAAACCCGTATCATTTGGGTAAAATATTCAATATGCACGAGCGCTGTTCTACCTGCGGAACTAAATATAAAATAGAACCCTCGTTTTTTTATGGCGCTATGTATGTTAGTTATGGTGTGGGAATTGCTTTTGCCGTGGCCGCATTTGTTATTAGCTTCTTATTTATTGGTGCCACATTGGTTCACTCATTTATAGCTATTGTGGTTACCATGATTGTTTTCATGCCCTTAATTGTGCGTCTTTCAAGAAACATCTGGATTAACTTTTTTATTCATTATGACCCAAAAGCCGCAGTTAAATATAAGGAAAAGCTTAGCGAAAAAATTTCTGAGTAA
- a CDS encoding ABC-F family ATP-binding cassette domain-containing protein, with product MLNIHNLSVSFGGEYLFEEISFRLNGGDRVGLIGKNGAGKSTLLKMLSKDMPIDSGTIAMEKNIKIGFLRQDIDFVLGRTVLEEAYQAFVEIKALELRLDDINHQLAERTDYESDIYHQLMVDLSDITHHYEILGGYNYQGETEKILLGLGFNREDFDKKTDTFSGGWRMRIELAKLLLQSNDVLLLDEPTNHLDIESIIWLEQFLRGYTGAVVIVSHDKMFLDNVTNRTIEISLGRIYDYGKPYSQFLLLRGEIKEQQMNALKNQEKEIQQAERLIEKFRAKSSKASMAQSLIKKLDKMDRIEVDQDDNAVMNLHFPVSITPGKVIAEIDELSKSYGEKDVLKGVNLLLERDSKTAFVGQNGQGKSTLAKIMVGDLDYGGKMKLGHNVQIGYFAQNQAEYLDGSKTILDTMIDAANEKNRSKVRDILGSFLFKGDEVEKYVKVLSGGERNRLALAKMLLQPFNVLVMDEPTNHLDIQSKNVLKQALQNFDGTLVLVSHDRDFLQGLTNKVYEFKDKVIKEYLGDIDYYLDQRKVEDFRAIEKKQEQQKKTAVPKSSATDFKEQKKLKSLKNRLSSVEADISRLEKEIADIDHKLLMDYDKTIEVPNFFDGYQKKKKQLEQMMVKWEEITLELEN from the coding sequence ATGTTGAACATTCATAACCTTTCCGTTTCTTTTGGCGGAGAATATCTTTTTGAGGAAATATCCTTTCGTTTGAATGGTGGTGATCGGGTTGGTCTAATCGGAAAAAACGGAGCGGGTAAGTCAACGCTTTTAAAAATGCTTTCCAAAGACATGCCTATAGATTCGGGCACAATTGCAATGGAGAAAAACATTAAAATTGGTTTTCTTCGTCAGGATATAGATTTTGTTTTAGGCCGTACCGTACTGGAAGAGGCTTATCAGGCTTTTGTAGAAATAAAGGCTTTAGAGCTTAGATTAGATGATATAAACCATCAATTAGCAGAGCGAACGGATTATGAGAGTGATATTTATCATCAACTCATGGTAGATTTGAGCGATATAACCCATCATTATGAAATACTGGGTGGTTACAATTATCAAGGAGAAACAGAAAAAATATTATTAGGTCTTGGTTTTAACCGCGAAGACTTTGATAAGAAAACGGATACATTTTCGGGCGGTTGGCGAATGCGGATTGAATTAGCAAAACTGTTACTGCAAAGTAATGATGTATTGTTACTGGATGAGCCAACCAACCACTTAGATATTGAATCTATTATTTGGTTGGAACAGTTTTTAAGAGGATATACGGGTGCAGTTGTAATTGTTTCTCACGATAAAATGTTTTTGGATAATGTTACCAATCGTACCATAGAGATTTCTTTGGGCCGTATCTACGATTACGGTAAGCCTTATTCACAGTTTCTTCTTCTTAGGGGGGAAATAAAAGAGCAACAAATGAATGCTCTAAAGAATCAAGAAAAGGAAATTCAACAAGCAGAACGTTTGATTGAGAAGTTCCGCGCCAAAAGTTCCAAAGCCTCTATGGCGCAATCCCTTATCAAGAAATTAGATAAGATGGATAGGATTGAGGTGGATCAGGATGATAACGCGGTAATGAATTTACATTTTCCAGTGTCTATAACTCCTGGTAAAGTAATAGCAGAAATAGATGAGCTTTCTAAAAGCTATGGTGAAAAAGATGTTTTGAAAGGTGTTAATCTACTTTTGGAACGAGACAGTAAGACGGCTTTTGTGGGGCAGAATGGCCAGGGGAAATCTACATTGGCTAAAATCATGGTAGGTGATCTTGACTATGGCGGTAAAATGAAGCTGGGGCACAACGTGCAGATTGGTTATTTTGCCCAAAACCAGGCTGAATATCTTGATGGTAGTAAAACTATCTTAGATACAATGATTGATGCTGCCAATGAGAAGAACAGGAGTAAGGTAAGAGATATTCTAGGTTCCTTTTTGTTTAAAGGAGATGAGGTAGAGAAATATGTAAAGGTACTTTCCGGTGGTGAGCGAAACCGTTTAGCTCTTGCCAAAATGCTCTTACAGCCTTTTAACGTATTGGTTATGGATGAGCCAACCAACCACTTGGACATTCAATCTAAAAATGTATTAAAGCAGGCATTACAGAATTTTGATGGAACGCTGGTTCTTGTTTCTCACGACAGGGATTTTCTTCAAGGGCTGACCAATAAGGTGTATGAGTTTAAAGACAAGGTCATTAAAGAATATTTAGGTGATATAGATTATTACTTAGATCAACGTAAAGTTGAAGATTTTAGGGCAATCGAAAAAAAGCAGGAACAACAAAAGAAAACCGCCGTTCCAAAATCTAGCGCAACAGATTTTAAAGAGCAGAAGAAGTTAAAGTCACTAAAAAATAGACTTAGCTCTGTAGAGGCCGATATTTCTAGACTGGAAAAGGAAATTGCTGATATAGATCATAAACTCTTAATGGATTACGACAAAACTATAGAGGTTCCTAACTTCTTTGATGGTTATCAAAAGAAGAAAAAGCAGTTGGAGCAAATGATGGTTAAGTGGGAAGAAATTACCCTAGAACTAGAAAACTAA
- a CDS encoding leucine-rich repeat domain-containing protein produces the protein MKSLFSFLVLFCITVHTVLAEVPNKEMESLVALYNSTNGDSWVRSWDITDDVSTWEGVTIRNNRVVEINLFNNNLQGVIPSSIGGLEKLESLNLAFNGITGELPKEIAELSKLRILKIEMNRIKGELPQELGNMKSLMELTAFNNFITGSIPESIGDIKNLKVLNLSSNSLKGNIPKSVGGLAQLESLGLFENTLEGSIPSEIGGLTKLKELVLANNQLGGEVPEEFGQLASLEVLQIQNNKFDSFKSLHTLNEKQFLVFDYDKEEDKIDFKNVEYGRTRMADTKFEDE, from the coding sequence ATGAAAAGTCTATTTAGTTTTTTAGTGCTTTTTTGCATCACGGTGCATACGGTCTTGGCCGAAGTTCCAAACAAAGAGATGGAGTCACTAGTGGCGCTTTATAATTCTACAAATGGTGACTCATGGGTAAGATCCTGGGATATAACAGACGATGTTAGTACATGGGAGGGTGTTACGATTAGAAATAACCGTGTGGTAGAAATCAATCTTTTCAATAATAATCTTCAAGGAGTTATTCCAAGTAGTATTGGTGGGCTGGAAAAGCTAGAATCCTTGAATTTAGCTTTTAATGGCATAACAGGAGAGCTACCTAAAGAAATAGCAGAACTTTCTAAACTTCGTATTTTAAAGATTGAAATGAATCGTATTAAAGGGGAGCTTCCGCAAGAGCTTGGGAACATGAAAAGCTTAATGGAACTTACTGCTTTTAATAATTTCATTACAGGAAGTATTCCGGAAAGTATAGGAGATATTAAAAATCTCAAAGTTTTGAACTTATCCAGTAACAGCTTAAAAGGAAACATACCAAAATCTGTTGGTGGTTTAGCGCAGTTAGAAAGTTTAGGTCTTTTTGAAAACACGTTGGAAGGAAGTATTCCTTCTGAAATAGGTGGACTAACAAAATTAAAGGAACTTGTACTAGCCAATAATCAATTAGGTGGTGAGGTGCCAGAAGAGTTTGGTCAATTGGCCAGTCTGGAGGTTTTACAGATTCAGAATAACAAATTTGATTCTTTCAAAAGCCTTCATACATTAAACGAAAAGCAATTCTTGGTTTTTGACTACGATAAAGAAGAAGATAAGATAGATTTCAAAAATGTTGAGTACGGCAGAACTAGAATGGCCGACACAAAATTTGAAGACGAATAA
- a CDS encoding efflux RND transporter periplasmic adaptor subunit: MNTRKILLSVLGILLIIAAGFAAMAIVKSKKTLRPKPEKVIKTVFVDTVKNGNVPIIIPANGNLSAKQRVELYSEVQGVFRKGNKLFKAGQAYKSGETIIRIDASEYAASVQSAKSNLYNLITSIMPDLRLDYPEIYPKWQKYLSDFDMEKSTPALPEMTNEKEKYFISGRGILSNFYDVKNLEQRLSKYRISAPFSGILTEALVTEGTLVRSGQKLGEFINTDVYEMEVAIGKAYSDLLKVGENVELINLNGTKTYTGKVARVNGSVDLASQTIRAYIDVSDENLREGMYLEANLDAKQEEDAIEIDRGLLLEDNKIFVVRDTILDIIDVKPVYFSDRKVVLKNVPDGLTIVSKPVVGAYAGMLVKVFDESNIKTAE; this comes from the coding sequence ATGAATACACGTAAGATCCTCTTATCCGTTCTTGGTATTTTGTTGATTATTGCCGCGGGATTTGCTGCAATGGCAATTGTAAAAAGCAAGAAAACCTTAAGACCAAAACCAGAAAAAGTTATTAAAACTGTTTTTGTAGATACAGTTAAAAACGGAAACGTTCCTATTATCATTCCAGCAAACGGTAATCTAAGCGCAAAGCAAAGAGTAGAATTATACTCAGAAGTTCAAGGTGTTTTCAGAAAGGGTAACAAACTCTTTAAAGCTGGACAGGCATATAAGTCAGGCGAAACTATTATTCGCATAGATGCATCGGAATATGCGGCCAGTGTTCAATCCGCTAAAAGTAACCTCTACAATTTAATTACGTCCATAATGCCTGATTTAAGGCTAGATTATCCTGAGATATATCCAAAGTGGCAAAAATATCTTAGTGACTTCGATATGGAGAAAAGTACTCCGGCCTTGCCTGAAATGACTAATGAAAAGGAAAAGTATTTTATTTCCGGTCGTGGTATACTATCCAATTTTTATGATGTAAAGAATTTAGAACAACGGTTGTCAAAATATAGAATTTCAGCTCCGTTTAGTGGTATTCTTACAGAGGCTCTGGTTACAGAGGGTACATTAGTAAGATCAGGTCAAAAGCTTGGTGAGTTTATTAATACAGATGTTTACGAAATGGAAGTGGCCATTGGTAAAGCATATAGTGATCTGTTAAAGGTTGGTGAAAACGTAGAGTTAATAAATCTAAACGGAACTAAAACTTATACAGGAAAAGTGGCGCGTGTAAACGGGAGTGTTGATTTGGCTTCCCAGACAATCAGGGCCTATATAGATGTATCAGACGAAAATCTTAGGGAAGGAATGTATTTGGAGGCTAATTTAGATGCTAAGCAAGAAGAAGATGCCATTGAAATAGACAGAGGCCTTTTACTTGAGGATAATAAAATTTTTGTTGTACGTGACACCATTTTGGATATAATAGACGTAAAACCGGTTTATTTTTCTGATAGAAAGGTGGTACTGAAAAATGTACCCGACGGACTTACTATTGTTTCTAAGCCAGTGGTAGGTGCCTATGCTGGAATGCTGGTCAAGGTTTTTGATGAGAGCAACATAAAAACCGCCGAATAA